In a single window of the Deltaproteobacteria bacterium genome:
- a CDS encoding nicotinate-nucleotide adenylyltransferase translates to MAFGVRRLTAAPDLDRKPRTPNSELRTPNSKRIGLFGGTFNPIHLGHLRAGIEIQEAFSLDQVLFIPTAIPPHKKTLNLLPFGHRLKMVRLAIAGRPFFKTSEVEKKRKGKSYSIQTLRFFKKAYGVQAELYFILGMDAFLEINTWKEYQELFRLSHFVVMDRPGYRRSHIKGFLQQEISPDIVFYPRENRFLLPWGFSVYLFPITLMDISSTRIRTLRQKNRSIRYLVPEKIEEYILEKDFYAP, encoded by the coding sequence TTGGCGTTCGGCGTTCGGCGACTAACAGCGGCTCCCGATCTCGACAGAAAACCCAGAACTCCGAACTCCGAACTCCGAACTCCGAACTCAAAACGGATCGGTCTGTTCGGAGGCACCTTCAATCCTATCCATTTAGGGCACCTCAGGGCCGGAATTGAGATCCAGGAAGCCTTTTCTTTAGACCAGGTCCTTTTCATCCCTACGGCCATTCCCCCTCACAAAAAAACTCTGAACCTCCTCCCTTTTGGACATCGGTTGAAAATGGTCCGTCTGGCCATCGCCGGCCGTCCTTTTTTTAAGACTTCGGAGGTAGAAAAAAAGAGAAAAGGGAAATCCTATTCCATTCAGACCCTGCGCTTTTTCAAAAAGGCCTATGGAGTCCAAGCCGAGCTTTATTTTATCCTTGGGATGGATGCCTTTTTGGAGATCAATACCTGGAAGGAATATCAAGAGCTCTTTCGATTGAGTCATTTTGTGGTTATGGATCGGCCGGGATACCGGAGGAGCCATATCAAAGGATTCCTTCAACAGGAAATCTCTCCGGATATTGTTTTTTATCCCAGGGAAAATCGATTCCTTCTTCCCTGGGGATTTTCGGTCTATTTATTTCCCATAACCCTTATGGATATTTCATCTACCAGGATTCGAACCCTCAGACAGAAAAATCGATCGATCCGCTATCTGGTCCCGGAAAAAATAGAAGAATATATCTTAGAGAAAGATTTTTATGCCCCCTAA
- a CDS encoding 2,3-bisphosphoglycerate-independent phosphoglycerate mutase has protein sequence MSARLLLLVILDGWGIGPSYAGNAVSLARTPNIDRLFNLWPHAQLKCWGESVGLPEGQMGNSEVGHLNLGAGRVVYQDITRIDRAIRRGDFSQHPGFLETIRHCRDRGTTLHLLGLVSDGGVHSHLNHLLALLRLAKKEKLERVMIQAIMDGRDTPPKMGLEFIRNLQEQIQEIGLGRIATICGRFYAMDRDNRWERVEKAFSALTEGKGIPVQDPLQAVEEAYQKGESDEFISPRILTGEDGRPVGTIRDGDTVLFFNFRADRAREITRAFIEEGFMPFPVSNRPGLSEFMTMTEYDSRFYPKVKVAYPPQNLVHTVGETISRQGIHQLRIAETEKYAHVTYFFNGGIEPPFPLEERCLIPSTKEVPTYDLKPSMMAQEVTREVLTRIRTNRYGFMVLNYANLDMVGHTGKLEAAIKACEVVDTCLGEVVSEVVAQGGMLLITGDHGNAEEMIDRRHGGPHTAHTSANPVPVLLVDPKRPRAGLKDGILADVAPTVLTLLDIPIPEEMTGTCLLAG, from the coding sequence ATGTCTGCCCGCCTTCTCCTCCTGGTCATCCTGGACGGCTGGGGGATAGGTCCCTCCTACGCCGGGAATGCCGTTTCTCTGGCCCGTACCCCGAACATTGACCGTTTATTTAACCTCTGGCCCCATGCCCAGTTAAAATGTTGGGGGGAATCCGTCGGCCTGCCTGAAGGGCAGATGGGCAATTCCGAGGTGGGGCATCTTAACCTTGGAGCCGGTCGTGTCGTCTATCAGGATATTACCCGTATTGACCGGGCCATCAGAAGGGGGGATTTTTCCCAGCATCCGGGTTTTCTTGAAACAATTCGGCACTGCCGGGATAGGGGAACGACCCTCCATCTCCTGGGTCTGGTCTCGGATGGCGGGGTCCACAGCCATCTCAATCATCTGCTGGCCCTACTCAGGTTGGCAAAAAAGGAGAAATTGGAACGGGTAATGATCCAGGCCATTATGGATGGACGGGACACCCCGCCCAAAATGGGCCTGGAGTTTATTCGAAACCTGCAGGAACAGATCCAGGAAATAGGCCTGGGGCGGATAGCCACCATATGCGGCCGCTTCTATGCCATGGATCGGGACAACCGCTGGGAGCGGGTGGAAAAGGCCTTTAGCGCCCTGACGGAGGGTAAGGGAATCCCGGTTCAGGATCCTTTGCAAGCCGTTGAGGAAGCCTATCAAAAGGGAGAAAGCGATGAATTTATTTCTCCCCGCATTTTAACCGGGGAGGATGGCCGGCCGGTTGGGACCATTCGAGACGGGGATACCGTTCTTTTTTTCAATTTTCGGGCCGACCGGGCCAGAGAGATCACCAGGGCCTTTATAGAGGAGGGCTTTATGCCCTTCCCGGTTTCAAACCGCCCCGGACTTTCAGAGTTTATGACCATGACCGAATACGATTCCCGTTTTTATCCGAAGGTGAAAGTGGCCTATCCTCCACAAAACCTGGTCCATACCGTGGGAGAAACCATCAGCCGTCAGGGGATCCATCAGCTCCGGATTGCCGAAACGGAAAAATATGCCCATGTAACCTATTTTTTTAATGGGGGGATAGAACCCCCTTTCCCATTGGAAGAGCGCTGTCTCATTCCTTCCACCAAAGAAGTCCCTACCTATGATCTAAAACCCTCCATGATGGCTCAGGAAGTGACCCGGGAGGTCTTAACCCGGATAAGAACAAATCGCTATGGATTTATGGTTTTGAATTATGCTAATCTGGATATGGTCGGTCATACCGGGAAATTGGAAGCAGCCATTAAGGCCTGTGAAGTGGTTGATACCTGCCTGGGAGAGGTGGTTTCTGAGGTGGTTGCTCAGGGGGGGATGCTTTTGATAACCGGGGACCATGGCAACGCCGAGGAGATGATCGACCGCCGTCATGGCGGGCCTCATACGGCCCATACTTCAGCCAACCCGGTCCCTGTTTTATTAGTAGACCCAAAGCGGCCCAGGGCCGGATTAAAAGACGGGATTCTGGCTGATGTGGCCCCAACGGTTTTGACCCTCTTGGATATCCCGATCCCGGAGGAGATGACCGGGACATGTTTGTTGGCAGGATAG
- the rsfS gene encoding ribosome silencing factor produces the protein MPPKKHPQTLSSREKALLIARVALQKKPLAPLLLDVGENCSFADYFLILSGTSTRQTQALAAHLDETLGKSGIEPRGIEGMDPGLWILLDYNEVIVHIFYESVREFYDLEGLWIEAPRLALSPDETGTPVS, from the coding sequence ATGCCCCCTAAAAAACATCCCCAAACGTTATCTTCCCGAGAAAAGGCCTTGTTGATTGCCAGGGTGGCCCTTCAAAAAAAACCCCTGGCCCCTCTTTTGCTCGATGTCGGGGAAAACTGTTCCTTTGCCGATTACTTTTTAATCCTGAGCGGAACCTCAACCCGCCAGACCCAGGCTCTGGCCGCTCATTTGGATGAAACACTTGGTAAATCAGGGATTGAACCCCGGGGAATCGAAGGGATGGATCCCGGCCTCTGGATCCTGCTGGATTATAATGAAGTGATCGTTCACATCTTTTATGAGTCGGTCAGAGAATTTTACGACCTGGAGGGATTGTGGATAGAAGCCCCGCGCTTAGCTCTCTCTCCGGACGAAACAGGGACTCCGGTTTCCTGA